In Lolium rigidum isolate FL_2022 chromosome 7, APGP_CSIRO_Lrig_0.1, whole genome shotgun sequence, the DNA window AAGTAAGCTAGACATATTTTACTCGATGGTGTAAAATCAGTGTCACGAATGCATAACTAGAAAGTAAAATGTGGAATTTACACTAAAAAATATCGATATCTACAATGAGGCCAGGAAGAATCCTTATATTGCCATGAAGGAAGGGTTAGGCTAAAGACTGGTTATGGAATTTTAATGTCCAGCTTGGATATTGAAAGCAATTTGACAATGTACTGGCACATATAGCTTAGCGATGCGAGCAAGTATTCTAGCCAGGCAAAAATCCACTGTTGATGAAAATTCAGAACACTCGAACGTTAAATGCTCTCCCTAAGTAAAGCAGTACTCCACATATATAGCTTTTATTCGTTTTGCTCACAAAAGCGTCCACACATATATATAGCTGTCAACCCCTCATCCTCGATCGCTCTCTCCTAGCAACTAGTAGCTCTTTCTCTTCTCTGCTTCGCTTCGTTCGAGTGCTAGTCGTGAAAATGGCGAGCAAGTCCGGCAGCGGCGTGGCGGAGGATGGCAGCTACGAGTACAAGGAGGAGTTCGTGAAGAACTCCCGGGGGATGAAGCTCTTCACCTGCCGGTGGCTGCCCGCCAAGGGCCACACAGTCAAGGGCCAAGTGTTCATCTGCCATGGTAATTAACCGCGcgtccttccttccttccttccttccttccttccttcaaGCCGGCCGCGCGCTCTAATGGCCGGAGAATGATGGACCGATTGGTCCAAAACAAACAACAGGGTACGCGGTGGAGTGCAGCATCACGATGCGGGAGACGGGGATGCGGCTGGCGCGGGCCGGGTACGCGGTGCACGGGGTGGACTACGAGGGCCACGGCAAGTCGGAGGGCCTCCAGGGCTACATCCCCTCCTTCGACGTCCTCGTCGCCGACTGCGACGCCGTCTTCGCCACCGTCGTCGCATCCACCGCCAACACGGAGCTGCCACGCTTCCTGCTCGGCGAGTCCATGGGCGGCGCCGTCGCGCTGCTCCTCCACCGCACGCGCCCCGACTACTGGACCGGCGCCGTCTTGGTCGCGCCCATGTGCAAGGTACATGCGCGTGCTTACCTACTACTACTCCGGTCCGGTCTCCGGCCACGGCTCGCGGCTTTAGACTAGATGTTGTATGCACGATCGATGGAGTGCTAGCTTCCTTCTTTTTTGAAGGGTGGAGTAGTAGCTTGCTAGTTGCCATAATCATCTGACTTTTGAAAAGATCGACATGCTGTTGTTTAATCCATCCTAGAGCAGTTGACCTGGCCAGCCATTCAGGCACTCATCTACATTTTCAATCTACCTGGATGATTATAAATAATTGCATTTTCATTCgaacattcaaatttagataaatctgtaATATCCTTTTCGAATCGGAGggattataagaaataagacctcGATCATTAAAAAAAAGCCTGGACTTTAATGAATCTCCGTGTACGTATTGTTCGATTAGATTGCTGAAGAGATGAGGCCCCACCCGGTGGTGATCAGCGTCCTCAAGTTGATGACCAACATCATCCCCACCTGGAAGATTGTGCCAACGGCCGACGTCATAGACGCCGCCAACAGAATGCAGGAGAAGCGCGACGAGATCAGGAACAACCCCTACTGCTACAAGGGCAAGCCGCGCCTCCAGACCGCATATGAGCTCCTCAGGGTCAGCCTCGACATTGAGAACAATGTACTCAAAAAGGTACATATCTCTGTATTTCCCACCTGAGTATTGCACTTGTTCAAATAACCCATCAAAGTAATGTTCAGTTCCTTTTAATCCTCCAAAGTATCGATTAAACTTGTTTTTGCTAAGGCGGGCCATAATATTGTCTATGTGGCTGCCATGTAACCAATTTCAAATGCCACAATTGCAATTTTCATCTAGCTCATTTTATGTTTATCCATGGGTTCCccgagccaaaaaaaaaaaatggtccACTGGGCAATGGCTACTTTTGTGTGCACCTTTTAAGAATGCAACTTTAGGCTAATCTGTAGTTTTAGATGGATTAGCTTGCTTTTAAATCATAAATCAGACAACTTAGAACTACCAAAAACTATTAATGAATTAGTAATTAGCTCAATCATGTACTTCTATATTACCAAGTAGGCAATTGTAATTACTTATGTTGTTCTATATTACCAAGTAGGCAACTTTAGGCTAATCTGTAATTTTAGATGGAGTAGCACACCTGCAGTTGGAAACAGGATACTGATACATTAAACAAAATGCAGCATTTTGTTTGTGTTACATTAGCTATGTCATAACTATGTATACATCTCGATCGTGCTGTCTTTCTGCTATTCAAATGAGGTGTTGATTTGCTCGTGTAGCGCCCTTATTCAGTTAGTTGACACTTTGACTAATTGACTACAATAAGTCAGTTTttctcgggtgtgatagatttgtTCATCATTGGCATTCAATTTAATTTGAGTTTGCAGCACTAATGGTTGTAGGTTTTCTTTTTTGTCTCTATCCCttaattattattatcatgtattCCCAAAAATAAATTGAATTTATAAAGAAGGAATGTTTGGATTTTAGAACATGAACCtaaagtttttttttcgaaatggggtgtaccccggcctctgcatcggttgatgcacacagccttttattaagaAACTGAATATTGAAAATTTACAATTCAAGGATCAACGAgagtcgatacaaaaatcaaccatcaaaAAAAGACTGCTAAGCAATCTAAGCATCATGTAATCTCTTAATAGGCCGCCAAGTAGCATGAtagaaaatatcctgggcaaccatttgaaggcggttgcatccagaaaccatgcactcccgtTGATTCTCCGGGACCAAGAAACGCCAAAGCTGGATCCAGTGAACCAtagtgtgaataacctgcaaaaattaGTAGAGTCttttttgttaaaaacaatataGTTCTGCAATTCCAAATTGACCAGCATAAAACCGAAACACCAATGTTAATCCTAGCTTTATCAGTTTTGTCAATTGCATGAAATAAACAAATGGTCTACTGATTCCTCAGCATCACAGAAAGAGCATTTCATATTTCCATTCCAATTCGCTAGATTATCACGGGTCAAGAGGACtttcttactaaggaaccacataaagattttaatttttagtggaatttttatttttcaaagataaTTACGAAGATATCTTGTATGTCCATTTAACATATCAACATAGATTTAACGGATGTTAGACCCCAAACGAACTTATCTTGATCATCATTTAAATTTATCTCCATTAATCATTGACATAGGTGTACCCATTGTTCCCATTTATCACCGATCAGTGTTCTCCGAAAATCAATATTTAACGGAGTTGACCTCATAACATTTTCACTAAGCTTACGGTGAACAATGTTGTATAGTTGGGGATACTGAGATGCAAGTGTCTGATCACCTAACCATCTATCTTTCCAAAAAACGCACTCCTTCTCCACAGCCTACCTCAAATTTTTCTCTACTAAAAGTTTACACTTTAATTTTTATTAATCCCTTCCAGAAAGGTGAATCAGCAGGCTTACTTTCAACTTCAGCCAAGGTTTTTTTGTGAAAGGTACTTGTTTTTTAAAAGTTGTTGCCATAACCTTTCTTCAGAAAGaagtttaaaaagccatttactaaGTACGCAAGTATTTTTAATCTCCAGACTTCAATTCCACTTAGTTtacctatatttctttttattttcctcatattgccaaaagaagcgtgatcggaaaaaatctaatctttccttaccCCTTTAGGTAAATCAAACAAGCATAgcataaacatcggtaaactaGTAAGGACAGAGTTAATCAACACAAGACGATCCCCATATGAACCTAAAGTTTTGACAGTTGTTCAATTTTGAAATGGTGGTAGATGACAACTGGCGGCACTGCCACGTGTCAAATCCTGGTTCGCAAGCTCCTCAAAACGTTGGCTCAATATTGACGTCCAAAAATAAAAGAATTTTGATGTTTCCTAGTATTTCCCATTTATTTGGCTTTGTAAGCAAAAAATGATTGTTGCTGATGGATGGAGCGCCCATGTACATGCAGGTTTCGTTGCCATTCTTGATCGTGCATGGTGGGGACGACAAGGTGACGGACCCATCTGTGAGCGACCTCCTCTACCGGTCGGCAGTAAGCCAGGACAAGAAGCTCAACCTCTACCCAGGCATGTGGCACGCGCTCACTTCCGGTGAGACCCCCGAAAACATTCACACGGTCTTCCAAGACATCATCTCGTGGCTCGACCAAAGATCCTCCACGGGATCATCGGTGGCAGTGTCCGGGGACATGTCGTCGGAGATGGAGCAAAAGGCCAAGCACGATGAGCAGCATTTTGAGAAAATATAGTACTATGCGTGGCCGCGTGGGTAACTGTTGCTTGGTATTAAATCAGAAAAAATCTATTGAAACTGGCTAGCTACACAAAGTGAGTAGGATTAGTTAATTGTACTAATTGGTTTGCTAGTTCGGCAATTTTTGTCTTATCGTTGTGTACCTGTGCCATGTAACATTGATCTTTCAATGATCCCTCATTTTCAGCCTTTGATTTTTGTAGCGTTTACCTTTTTCTAAAATGGAAGTTGAACTCTAACATCTATAATGCATCAAAATGGTACACACTTCCAATTTTTATAATATTAAAATTCTTACAAGATAACACATCAATAACCTGAGGCCGCAACAAGCCTGGTTTCCACTACATGTCAATATGCATGATGCATGTCACTAGCACAGGTCACAACGCATGTATACAAACTCTATTTAATTTGATCAATTAATTGTAGTTATTTATAAATAAACGTACAAACCGAGATTTCCTAGATTTTTCGATAAAATAATATATATTAACAAAACAAATATATTAATTATATTCAGTCTGTACAACAACAAGATGTTCAAACACATCAACAATTCAAGATGCACACGGCCaaggaaaaacaaaaacaaaaaagagaaaactagAAACAAAGATCTCGCCGCGGTGATGAAACACTCGCAACAACGGCACTTTAACCACCACCAAAGACAACGCTCGGACCATAAAAAGTtctccaaaagcaacgcctccaagaagcaCAAGCGATGTCGTCGCGTGATCGAAGATCTCATGTTTCATCTCTAGGAAAAGTGCAAGTTCGCAAAACGATGCCTTTTGTAAGACCATTTCTATTGCCTTTTGTAAGACCATTGCTAGGTACAACCACTGAGCTAGGGATCAACAACTCCTCAACTACATCATCAATTCGCTGAGCCCCAGCATACTGATGCACATCCATGAGAACATGCCGTCAAAGTCTAGACGACCCTTGCTGACTTGTTTTACTCTCAATCGCCCTCGCGGATCACGAGTCTGCGGATCACCCTCGCCAACACCAAGAAGCGAGATATGACTATCGATGCCTTCTTTAACAAGATGAAAGGCTTCGGTGATGAACTTGCTGCTACCAGAGAACCTTTCACAAATGCACAGATGATGTCCTACATCGTCACTGGTCTTGAAGGTGAGTGACACCAGATGTGGTGGCTTCGGCTCATCTGCCAGCGTTACCGCGCGCAGATGGCAAGAATGCTCTTGGGGAAAACCCTACTACCGCGGGAAACGACATCCACGTTGTCATGATGATCGCTGGCAAGGTGACCTGGGAAACAAGGGGCACTAACGCTCCATCTGGCGATCGTTTCCGCGGCATGCAGGTACCACTCCGTGGGACGTACACCTGGGCAttcctcgggccgggccgggtttcaGGCCGGGCCTGAAAAAGCCCGAACCAAAATTCCTAGGCCCGAGCCTGGCCCGGCCCAACCTTCAGGCTTACAAATCGGGCCCGAACCTGGCCCAAACAGAGAAAAGCCCGGGCCGGCCCGAACTAAGCTAAAATCACTTTTttgcaagcccgagcccggcccggcccgagttcGGGCTAAAAAATCAGGCCCAAACCTAGCCCGACCCGGCctggcccgggattttcgggccgagtcgggccgggctgcccatgcccaactGTAGTGGGAGGACACGACATGCCAAATATGCATCAAAGAGGGACATGCTTCCCGCAACTGCTAGTGGCGtttcgaagacgatgatgatgagtaCGATGACAAGGGAGCACAGGTGGCCTCTTACGGTGTCGATACCGATTTGTATTCTGACAAAGGGGCAACACATCGAATCATGTGGGAACTGGAGAAGATGATAATGGGTGAATATAATGAAAATGACCGTGTCCACACTGCTAATGGTTCAGGTAAGTAAGGTGAT includes these proteins:
- the LOC124678198 gene encoding caffeoylshikimate esterase-like isoform X2, with the protein product MASKSGSGVAEDGSYEYKEEFVKNSRGMKLFTCRWLPAKGHTVKGQVFICHGYAVECSITMRETGMRLARAGYAVHGVDYEGHGKSEGLQGYIPSFDVLVADCDAVFATVVASTANTELPRFLLGESMGGAVALLLHRTRPDYWTGAVLVAPMCKIAEEMRPHPVVISVLKLMTNIIPTWKIVPTADVIDAANRMQEKRDEIRNNPYCYKGKPRLQTAYELLRVSLDIENNLNHVSLPFLIVHGGDDKVTDPSVSDLLYRSAVSQDKKLNLYPGMWHALTSGETPENIHTVFQDIISWLDQRSSTGSSVAVSGDMSSEMEQKAKHDEQHFEKI
- the LOC124678198 gene encoding caffeoylshikimate esterase-like isoform X1, encoding MASKSGSGVAEDGSYEYKEEFVKNSRGMKLFTCRWLPAKGHTVKGQVFICHGYAVECSITMRETGMRLARAGYAVHGVDYEGHGKSEGLQGYIPSFDVLVADCDAVFATVVASTANTELPRFLLGESMGGAVALLLHRTRPDYWTGAVLVAPMCKIAEEMRPHPVVISVLKLMTNIIPTWKIVPTADVIDAANRMQEKRDEIRNNPYCYKGKPRLQTAYELLRVSLDIENNVLKKVSLPFLIVHGGDDKVTDPSVSDLLYRSAVSQDKKLNLYPGMWHALTSGETPENIHTVFQDIISWLDQRSSTGSSVAVSGDMSSEMEQKAKHDEQHFEKI